Proteins from a genomic interval of Lycium ferocissimum isolate CSIRO_LF1 chromosome 2, AGI_CSIRO_Lferr_CH_V1, whole genome shotgun sequence:
- the LOC132047108 gene encoding uncharacterized protein LOC132047108 — protein sequence MSSKIRLLICLFILHLCVALTSVSGRKIGIYEIKKGDFSVKVTNYGASIISVLLPDKHGKIGDVVLGYDTIEEYLNDTSYFGALLGRVANRIGGAQFTLNGTLYKLVPNEGNNTIQGGPKGFSKVVWKVSKYAKDGPCPYITLTYFSPDGDQGFPGDVLVSVTYALKDPYKLSVDFKAKALNKATPINLSHHPYWNIGGHNSGDVLSQVVQIFASHITPDDNQHIPTGEISPVKNTPYDFLKPHKVGSKIDKLPNGYDMNYALDSTEKMKLVAIVYDKKSGRVMDVEASAPGVILYTANFVINIKGKGGFVYQPHSALSLETQGFPDAVNHPNFPSSIVTPGNTYVHFVIYSFSIKKD from the exons ATGTCTTCAAAGATTAGATTGTTAATCTGTTTATTCATTCTTCATCTGTGTGTTGCTTTGACTAGTGTTTCAGGGCGCAAGATAGGGATATATGAGATAAAGAAAGGAGATTTCTCTGTTAAGGTCACCAATTATGGTGCCTCAATCATCTCTGTTCTTCTTCCTGATAAGCATG GAAAAATAGGTGATGTTGTTCTTGGATATGACACCATCGAGGAATACCTG AATGATACCAGTTATTTTGGGGCATTACTTGGAAGGGTTGCTAACCGGATTGGTGGTGCTCAATTTACTTTGAATGGAACCCTTTATAAGCTTGTCCCCAACGAAGGAAATAACACGATTCAAG GTGGTCCTAAAGGATTTAGCAAAGTTGTCTGGAAAGTGAGTAAGTACGCGAAAGATGGTCCCTGTCCTTACATAACTCTAACTTACTTCAGTCCCGACGGTGATCAAG GATTTCCTGGTGATGTTCTTGTCTCTGTCACCTATGCATTAAAAGACCCTTACAAACTTAGTGTGGATTTTAAGGCAAAAGCACTGAACAAGGCCACTCCAATTAACTTGTCTCACCACCCTTACTGGAACATTGGTGGTCACAACAGTGGCGACGTCTTGTCCCAAGTGGTTCAAATTTTTGCATCACACATCACCCCAGATGACAATCAACACATCCCCACAGGCGAAATCTCCCCTGTCAAGAACACGCCCTACGACTTCCTTAAACCCCATAAGGTGGGGAGCAAGATCGATAAACTTCCAAATGGATATGACATGAACTATGCACTCGACAGCACTGAAAAAATGAAACTCGTGGCGATAGTTTATGATAAGAAGTCAGGAAGAGTGATGGATGTAGAAGCATCTGCACCTGGTGTGATACTCTACACTGCAAACTTTGTCATTAATATAAAAGGGAAAGGTGGATTTGTGTATCAGCCTCATTCAGCATTGTCTTTGGAGACTCAAGGATTCCCCGACGCTGTGAATCACCCAAATTTTCCATCGTCAATTGTGACTCCAGGAAATACCTACGTCCACTTCGTGATATATAGCTTCTCCATCAAAAAAGACTAG
- the LOC132047109 gene encoding uncharacterized protein LOC132047109, whose amino-acid sequence MSSTFSLLICLFILHLLAAGSVTGRKIGIYEIKKGDFSIKVTNYGATIISVFLPDKNGKIGDVVLGYDTIKEYLNDTSYFGAALGRVANRIGGAQFTLNGTQYKLVANEGVNMLHGGLKGFSKVVWKVSKHVKDGPCPYITLTYHSPDGQEGFPGDVLVSVTYKLEDHYKLSVVLKAKALNKATPINLSHHPYWNIGGHNSGDVLSQVVQIFASHITPLDKQHIPTGEISPVKNTPYDFLKPNKVGSRIDKIQDGYDINYALDSTKKMKHVAVVYDKKSGRVMDIKATAPGVQFYTANFVINTKGKGGYVYQPRAALCLETQGFPDAVNHPNFPSTIVTPGKTYVHSVLYTFSIKK is encoded by the exons ATGTCTTCCACGTTTAGTCTGTTGATCTGTTTGTTCATTCTTCATTTGTTGGCTGCCGGTAGTGTTACAGGGCGTAAGATAGGAATTTATGAGATCAAGAAAGGAGATTTCTCCATTAAGGTCACTAATTATGGTGCCACAATCATCTCCGTTTTTCTTCCTGATAAGAATG GCAAAATAGGTGATGTTGTTCTTGGATATGACACCATCAAGGAATACCTG AATGATACAAGTTATTTTGGAGCTGCCCTTGGAAGGGTTGCAAACCGCATTGGCGGTGCTCAATTTACTCTGAATGGAACCCAGTATAAGCTTGTTGCCAATGAAGGCGTAAACATGTTGCATG GTGGTCTTAAAGGATTTAGCAAAGTTGTTTGGAAGGTGAGCAAGCACGTGAAAGATGGTCCCTGTCCTTACATAACTCTAACCTACCACAGTCCTGATGGCCAAGAAG GGTTTCCGGGTGATGTTCTTGTCTCTGTTACCTATAAATTGGAAGATCATTACAAACTTAGCGTGGTACTTAAGGCAAAAGCATTGAACAAGGCCACTCCGATTAACCTGTCTCACCACCCTTACTGGAACATTGGTGGTCACAACAGTGGTGACGTCTTGTCCCAGGTTGTTCAAATCTTTGCGTCACACATTACTCCGTTGGATAAACAGCATATTCCCACAGGGGAAATTTCCCCTGTCAAGAACACACCCTACGACTTTCTTAAGCCCAATAAGGTGGGGAGTAGGATCGATAAAATCCAAGATGGATACGACATCAACTATGCACTTGACAGCACTAAAAAAATGAAGCATGTGGCGGTAGTTTATGATAAGAAATCAGGAAGAGTGATGGATATAAAAGCAACTGCACCTGGTGTGCAATTCTACACTGCAAACTTCGTCATTAATACGAAGGGAAAAGGTGGATATGTGTATCAACCTCGTGCAGCCTTGTGTTTAGAGACTCAAGGGTTCCCGGATGCTGTGAATCACCCAAATTTCCCTTCGACAATTGTGACTCCTGGAAAGACCTACGTCCACTCCGTGTTGTATACCTTCTCCATCAAGAAATAA
- the LOC132048374 gene encoding uncharacterized protein LOC132048374, with translation MSSKINLFVCFFIFHVLAAASVSESNIGNYELKKGDFSVKLTNYGARIMSVFLPDKNGKVDDVVLGYDTIEEYLNDTSYFGAALGRVANRIGGAQFTLNGTHYQLVRNTRKHMLHGGPKGFSNVVWKVSEYVKDGPCPYITLTYFSSDGDQGFPGDVLASITYALKDPYKLSVVFKAKALNKATPINLSHHPYWNIGGQNSGHILSNVVQIFASHITPLDKYGLIPTGEISPIKNTPYDFLKPREVGSRINELQNGYDINYVLDSTEKMKPVAIVYDKKSGRVMDVKASAPGVQFFTSNWNKNKKGKGGFMYQPHAALTFETLGFPDAVNHPNFPSTIVNPGERYIHEVLYTFSIKKY, from the exons ATGTCTTCAAAGATTAATTTGTTCGTctgtttcttcatttttcatgtgttggcTGCTGCTAGTGTTTCCGAGAGCAATATAGGGAATTATGAGTTAAAGAAGGGAGATTTCTCTGTCAAGCTCACAAATTATGGTGCCAGAATCATGTCTGTTTTTCTTCCTGATAAGAATG GTAAAGTAGATGATGTTGTTCTTGGATATGACACCATCGAGGAATACCTG AATGATACAAGTTATTTTGGAGCCGCCCTTGGAAGGGTTGCTAACCGGATTGGTGGTGCTCAATTTACTCTTAATGGAACCCATTATCAGCTTGTCCGCAATACTAGAAAACACATGTTGCATG GTGGTCCTAAAGGATTTAGCAACGTTGTCTGGAAGGTGAGCGAGTACGTGAAAGATGGTCCCTGTCCTTACATAACTCTAACCTACTTCAGTTCCGACGGTGATCAAG GATTTCCTGGTGATGTTCTTGCCTCTATTACCTATGCATTAAAAGATCCTTACAAACTTAGTGTGGTATTTAAGGCAAAAGCACTGAACAAGGCCACTCCAATTAACCTGTCTCACCACCCTTACTGGAACATTGGTGGACAGAACAGTGGCCATATCTTGTCCAACGTTGTTCAAATCTTTGCGTCACACATCACTCCACTAGACAAGTACGGCCTCATTCCTACAGGCGAAATTTCTCCCATCAAGAACACACCCTATGATTTCCTTAAACCCCGTGAAGTGGGGAGCAGGATCAATGAACTCCAAAATGGATATGACATCAACTATGTACTTGATAGCACTGAAAAAATGAAACCTGTGGCGATAGTTTATGATAAGAAGTCTGGAAGAGTGATGGATGTAAAAGCATCTGCACCTGGTGTTCAGTTCTTTACTTCAAAttggaataaaaataaaaaagggaaaggtGGATTTATGTATCAGCCTCATGCAGCATTGACTTTTGAAACTCTAGGGTTCCCTGACGCTGTGAATCACCCAAATTTCCCGTCGACAATTGTGAATCCAGGAGAGAGATACATTCACGAAGTGTTGTATACGTTCTCCATAAAAAAATACTAG